The DNA segment CACAGCGGATAACCAGTTCCTCGAAGTCGTCGGTGGCAAGGGTGCTCATCGTCGCCATCGCGTCATCCCTCTACGCCGCGCGGCGGGCGCGGCCGCCGATGGAGAACAGCTTGCCGGGGATGTACGTGCCAGCGACGAGGAAGGCCGGAGCCGCCGGGGTAGGCGGCTCCGGCTCGGTCACGGGGACGATGACGGCGGCGGGGCGGGTGTAGAAGGCGGGGAAGCGCTCAAGGGCCGTGCTGACGTGATAGCAACGGCCGTACCGGCTGAAGCCGATG comes from the Dehalococcoidia bacterium genome and includes:
- a CDS encoding SWIM zinc finger family protein, which gives rise to MTTASPRRQSSVAKVARLHQHPDSGAVHALSSDGRTVYVVKLGDTTSCTCIGFSRYGRCYHVSTALERFPAFYTRPAAVIVPVTEPEPPTPAAPAFLVAGTYIPGKLFSIGGRARRAA